One window from the genome of Daphnia pulex isolate KAP4 chromosome 9, ASM2113471v1 encodes:
- the LOC124202829 gene encoding RNA-binding motif, single-stranded-interacting protein 2-like isoform X5, giving the protein METSYRGGGGGSGSSSGGAARSAGAGGSRAARTNTTAQAPQGAIYRASMAGAGGGGGGGSGGGGGGGGNGGSSRIPSHLASYQSPATGSFAYGAGVGGSNNSSNSSSSTGTGSQGYSSSTSAGGVGGGGGGSGGVGGANSSPATAATNATTTTTSGSGGSSTNNSDQLSRTNLYIRGLTPNTTDKDLEELCRKFGTIISTKAILDKNTNKCKGYGFVDFDSPSAAESAVKALQLQGIQAQMAKVIVKQQEQDPTNLYLANLPAHITEQDLHDMLYKYGTVISTRVLRDGGSQSRGVGFARMESREKCDEIISIFNGKLLSGSTQPLLVKFADGGNKNKRQHKTHDQRWRDAADGPGGLLSAYDNPVHNGLPTLLSHMQLGRNFPHQMSPFPIGPNGAPWLGQYIVQPPMHQQMEMLTSGMDPSMQYIPQLTTHLSSLHVGSPGNPYAMGPSGHPGGHGGHHHHHHHHHNAYQAAALYQASQSQAAVMGPASLSLAPESDPSASATASPDEPFSYGAM; this is encoded by the exons GGCGGTGGTGGAGGAAGCGGGAGTAGCAGTGGTGGTGCGGCGCGGTCAGCCGGAGCAGGAGGAAGCCGGGCAGCTCGGACGAATACGACAGCTCAAGCTCCTCAAGGGGCCATCTATCGGGCATCGATGGCCGgcgcaggaggaggaggtggtggtggtagtggaggtggtggaggaggaggaggtaaTGGAGGATCTTCTCGGATTCCGTCTCATCTGGCCTCTTATCAATCGCCGGCCACTGGCTCCTTCGCTTACGGA GCCGGCGTGGGAGGATCTaataacagcagcaacagtagcagcagcacggGGACCGGGAGTCAAGGCTACAGCAGCTCGACGAGCGCCGGCGGTGtaggaggcggcggcggcggaagtGGGGGAGTAGGCGGCGCCAATTCCAGCCCTGCGACGGCGGCTACCaatgcgacgacgacgacgaccagtgGCTCTGGCGGCAGCAGTACCAACAACAGCGACCAGCTGTCCAGGACCAACCTCTACATCCGCGGATTGACACCCAACACCACCGACAAGGACCTGGAGGAATTGTGTCGCAA ATTCGGCACCATCATTTCGACCAAAGCCATTCTGGACAAGAATACCAACAAGTGCAAAGGCTACGGTTTCGTCGATTTCGATTCGCCATCGGCGGCCGAGTCGGCCGTCAAAGCCCTGCAGCTTCAAGGCATTCAAGCGCAGATGGCGAAGGTAATCGTCAAA CAACAGGAGCAAGATCCGACCAATTTGTACCTGGCCAACTTGCCGGCCCACATCACCGAACAGGACCTGCACGACATGCTCTACAAGTACGGCACTGTCATCTCGACCCGGGTGTTGCGCGATGGAGGCAGCCAGAGCCGGGGCGTCGGCTTTGCCCGCATGGAGTCGAGGGAAAAGTGCGACGAGATCATCAGCATTTTCAACGGCAAATTGCTGTCGGGATCGACCCAGCCGCTCCTCGTCAAATTCGCCGATGGCGGCAATAAGAATAAGCGCCAGCACAAGACGCACGACCAGCGCTGGCGCGACGCCGCCGACGGACCCGGCGGACTCCTCTCGGCCTACGACAATCCCGTCCACAACGGATTGCCCACACTGCTCTCCCACATGCAGCTCGGACGTAATTTCCCGCACCAAATGTCGCCTTTCCCCATTGGGCCCAACGGCGCCCCCTGGCTAGGACAATACATTGTCCAGCCTCCCATGCATCAACAG aTGGAGATGTTGACGTCCGGAATGGATCCGTCGATGCAGTACATCCCTCAGTTGACGACTCACCTGTCATCGCTGCACGTCGGCAGCCCTGGAAATCCTTACGCGATGGGTCCCAGCGGCCACCCCGGTGGTCACGgtggtcatcatcatcaccaccatcaccaccacaacGCCTATCAGGCGGCAGCACTCTACCAGGCCAGCCAATCGCAGGCGGCCGTCATGGGTCCGGCCTCACTCTCTCTGGCTCCTGA
- the LOC124202829 gene encoding RNA-binding motif, single-stranded-interacting protein 2-like isoform X6 — METSYRGGGGGSGSSSGGAARSAGAGGSRAARTNTTAQAPQGAIYRASMAGAGGGGGGGSGGGGGGGGNGGSSRIPSHLASYQSPATGSFAYGAGVGGSNNSSNSSSSTGTGSQGYSSSTSAGGVGGGGGGSGGVGGANSSPATAATNATTTTTSGSGGSSTNNSDQLSRTNLYIRGLTPNTTDKDLEELCRKFGTIISTKAILDKNTNKCKGYGFVDFDSPSAAESAVKALQLQGIQAQMAKQQEQDPTNLYLANLPAHITEQDLHDMLYKYGTVISTRVLRDGGSQSRGVGFARMESREKCDEIISIFNGKLLSGSTQPLLVKFADGGNKNKRQHKTHDQRWRDAADGPGGLLSAYDNPVHNGLPTLLSHMQLGRNFPHQMSPFPIGPNGAPWLGQYIVQPPMHQQMEMLTSGMDPSMQYIPQLTTHLSSLHVGSPGNPYAMGPSGHPGGHGGHHHHHHHHHNAYQAAALYQASQSQAAVMGPASLSLAPESDPSASATASPDEPFSYGAM, encoded by the exons GGCGGTGGTGGAGGAAGCGGGAGTAGCAGTGGTGGTGCGGCGCGGTCAGCCGGAGCAGGAGGAAGCCGGGCAGCTCGGACGAATACGACAGCTCAAGCTCCTCAAGGGGCCATCTATCGGGCATCGATGGCCGgcgcaggaggaggaggtggtggtggtagtggaggtggtggaggaggaggaggtaaTGGAGGATCTTCTCGGATTCCGTCTCATCTGGCCTCTTATCAATCGCCGGCCACTGGCTCCTTCGCTTACGGA GCCGGCGTGGGAGGATCTaataacagcagcaacagtagcagcagcacggGGACCGGGAGTCAAGGCTACAGCAGCTCGACGAGCGCCGGCGGTGtaggaggcggcggcggcggaagtGGGGGAGTAGGCGGCGCCAATTCCAGCCCTGCGACGGCGGCTACCaatgcgacgacgacgacgaccagtgGCTCTGGCGGCAGCAGTACCAACAACAGCGACCAGCTGTCCAGGACCAACCTCTACATCCGCGGATTGACACCCAACACCACCGACAAGGACCTGGAGGAATTGTGTCGCAA ATTCGGCACCATCATTTCGACCAAAGCCATTCTGGACAAGAATACCAACAAGTGCAAAGGCTACGGTTTCGTCGATTTCGATTCGCCATCGGCGGCCGAGTCGGCCGTCAAAGCCCTGCAGCTTCAAGGCATTCAAGCGCAGATGGCGAAG CAACAGGAGCAAGATCCGACCAATTTGTACCTGGCCAACTTGCCGGCCCACATCACCGAACAGGACCTGCACGACATGCTCTACAAGTACGGCACTGTCATCTCGACCCGGGTGTTGCGCGATGGAGGCAGCCAGAGCCGGGGCGTCGGCTTTGCCCGCATGGAGTCGAGGGAAAAGTGCGACGAGATCATCAGCATTTTCAACGGCAAATTGCTGTCGGGATCGACCCAGCCGCTCCTCGTCAAATTCGCCGATGGCGGCAATAAGAATAAGCGCCAGCACAAGACGCACGACCAGCGCTGGCGCGACGCCGCCGACGGACCCGGCGGACTCCTCTCGGCCTACGACAATCCCGTCCACAACGGATTGCCCACACTGCTCTCCCACATGCAGCTCGGACGTAATTTCCCGCACCAAATGTCGCCTTTCCCCATTGGGCCCAACGGCGCCCCCTGGCTAGGACAATACATTGTCCAGCCTCCCATGCATCAACAG aTGGAGATGTTGACGTCCGGAATGGATCCGTCGATGCAGTACATCCCTCAGTTGACGACTCACCTGTCATCGCTGCACGTCGGCAGCCCTGGAAATCCTTACGCGATGGGTCCCAGCGGCCACCCCGGTGGTCACGgtggtcatcatcatcaccaccatcaccaccacaacGCCTATCAGGCGGCAGCACTCTACCAGGCCAGCCAATCGCAGGCGGCCGTCATGGGTCCGGCCTCACTCTCTCTGGCTCCTGA